One part of the Sardina pilchardus chromosome 5, fSarPil1.1, whole genome shotgun sequence genome encodes these proteins:
- the frmd8 gene encoding FERM domain-containing protein 8, with translation MEGDDSEFPPESSEHSHSQRGSVASSVTRAQDVLVYLVTDSAVHLCVEGVGCVNVQEMGRSVREALNIPDSAQDAFAFWLCSPLLELQLKPKHQPYKLCRQWQDLLYRFTEASDDDIAQDEPCLQYRRNVFYPKSKELQIKDEGVLRLLYDEARMNILEGRYPCDPEHWLSLGALTCAIELGTGLEEQKVITAIREKKLSSFLPGHLLMGGGFLSTLRGKGSRQAELEQSLLKEYHSLGPNQDPTHHLRQYLSTCHTLPYYGCAFFSAEIDKPAQGILHRGGRKAVTVGISLEGVYVMDVKEKHVLLGLRFNELSWDHSYPEGEGDSHILWLEFDGEEAGTPVNKLLKIYSKQAELMSGLIEFCVELRSAGEAAATGTDGEVAPLQTPPAGQTGTAERPRGNRRGKLRRQSSVVCSRVHSLNTISYVDDGKEIKRLKPKRAASFFTRQAPPQDYAAVQVAESLEQG, from the exons ATGGAGGGAGATGATTCTGAGTTTCCTCCAGAGTCATCGGAGCATTCTCATTCTCAGAGAGGGAGTGTGGCTTCCTCCGTCACCCGAG CCCAAGATGTGCTTGTCTATTTGGTGACTGATAGTGCTGTGCACTTATGCGTGGAGGGTGTTGGCTGTGTGAACGTGCAGGAAATGGGGCGTAGTGTCCGAGAAGCCCTCAACATCCCAGATTCTGCCCAAGACGCCTTTGCCTTCTGGCTCTGCTCGCCTCTGCTGG AGTTACAGCTGAAACCAAAGCATCAGCCTTATAAACTGTGCCGGCAGTGGCAGGACCTGCTTTATCGCTTCACGGAGGCTTCAGATGACGACATTGCTCaag ATGAGCCTTGTCTGCAATACAGGAGAAATGTTTTCTACCCCAAGTCAAAAGAACTTCAG ATCAAGGACGAGGGGGTGTTGAGGCTCCTCTATGATGAGGCTCGCATGAACATCCTGGAGGGACGGTACCCATGTGACCCTGAGCACTGGTTATCATTAGGAGCATTGACCTGTGCCATAGAGCTCGGCACTGGCCTCGAAGAGCAGAAGGTCATCACAGCCATCAG GGAGAAGAAGCTGTCGTCTTTCCTGCCCGGCCATCTGCTGATGGGTGGGGGTTTTCTGTCGACCCTGCGGGGAAAGGGGAGTCGTCAGGCCGAGCTGGAGCAGAGTCTCCTGAAGGAGTACCACTCCCTGGGCCCCAACCAGGACCCTACTCACCACCTGAGACAGTACCTCAGTACCTGCCACACACTGCCTTACTACGG tTGCGCGTTCTTCTCAGCGGAGATCGATAAGCCGGCCCAGGGAATCCTGCACAGAGGAGGACGCAAAGCTGTCACCGTGGGCATCAGCCTGGAGGGTGTTTATGTCATGGATGTCAAAGAGAAG CATGTGCTGCTGGGCCTGCGCTTTAATGAGCTGTCCTGGGACCACAGCTACCCCGAGGGGGAGGGAGACTCGCACATCCTCTGGCTGGAGTTTGATGGGGAGGAGGCAGGGACTCCTGTCAACAAACTACTGAAGATCTACTCTAAACAG GCGGAGCTGATGAGCGGCCTGATCGAGTTCTGCGTGGAGCTGCGCTCGGCCGGCGAGGCGGCGGCGACGGGCACGGACGGCGAGGTGGCCCCCCTCCAGACGCCCCCGGCGGGCCAGACGGGCACCGCGGAGCGGCCGCGGGGGAACCGGCGAGGGAAGCTGCGGCGGCAGAGCAGCGTGGTGTGCAGCCGCGTGCACTCGCTCAACACCATCAGCTACGTGGACGACG GTAAAGAGATTAAGCGCCTCAAACCAAAAAGGGCTGCGTCCTTCTTCACGCGGCAGGCCCCACCTCAGGACTATGCGGCGGTGCAGGTGGCGGAGAGTTTGGAGCAGGGTTGA
- the rab1bb gene encoding RAB1B, member RAS oncogene family b, giving the protein MNPEYDYLFKLLLIGDSGVGKSCLLLRFADDTYTESYISTIGVDFKIRTIELDGKTIKLQIWDTAGQERFRTITSSYYRGAHGIIVVYDVTDQESYSNIKQWLQEIDRYANENVNKLLVGNKCDLTTKKVVDYTTAKEFADSLAVPFLETSAKNATNVEQAFMTMAAEIKKRMGPGATAGGDKPNLKIDSTPVRQSGGGCC; this is encoded by the exons ATGAATCCTGAATA tGATTATTTGTTCAAGCTTCTCCTCATTGGTGATTCTGGTGTGGGGAAGTCTTGCCTCCTTTTACGATTTGCT GATGATACTTACACAGAGAGTTATATAAGCACAATTGGCGTCGACTTCAAGATCCGAACCATTGAGCTAGATGGAAAGACCATCAAACTGCAGATA tgggatacagctggtcaGGAGCGGTTCCGCACTATCACATCCAGTTACTACAGAGGAGCACACGGTATCATCGTTGTATATGATGTCACTGATCAG GAGTCTTACAGCAACATAAAGCAGTGGCTTCAAGAGATTGACCGCTATGCCAATGAGAATGTCAACAAGCTGCTTGTGGGCAACAAGTGTGATCTCACCACTAAGAAGGTGGTCGACTACACCACAGCCAAG gaGTTTGCAGACTCCCTGGCAGTCCCCTTCTTGGAGACTAGCGCCAAGAATGCCACCAATGTCGAGCAGGCCTTCATGACCATGGCGGCCGAGATTAAGAAACGGATGGGCCCCGGAGCCACAGCCGGAGGAGATAAGCCCAACTTAAAGATCGACAGCACCCCCGTGCGACAGTCAGGTGGAGGGTGCTGCTAG